Proteins encoded within one genomic window of Ranitomeya variabilis isolate aRanVar5 chromosome 4, aRanVar5.hap1, whole genome shotgun sequence:
- the RBM42 gene encoding RNA-binding protein 42 isoform X2, translating to MAGKSGEEKLKAMEAEMALFEQEVLGAPIAQPPGEPAPVPLALPAVPVIRPVIVTNTYSQVQQSLDARAAAAASVLPPLMAPPVPCVGPAIPPPRPPIMRHSFIPHALQRPSEPHPVMPPRLSFIPHVLQHQRTMGPRHPGMPPPQPLMAHPMHGPPPPLMSHMPPPPLNMRTGPPPAPVGPMPPPPRPVIQASPKINPTVIQAAPTVYTAPPVRKIEEEIPEPPALTEDKELSYEEAVIGPSMPELEPVQPEVIPEPVQEDKKKMKPEKLKRCIRTAAGTSWEDQSLLEWDTDDFRIFCGDLGNEVNDDILARAFSRYPSFLKAKVIRDKRTGKTKGYGFVSFKDPNDYVRAMREMNGKYVGSRPIKLRKSMWKDRNIDIVRKKQREKKKLGLR from the exons ATGGCCGGGAAGAGCGGGGAGGAGAAGCTGAAGGCGATGGAGGCGGAGATGGCGCT atttgaaCAGGAGGTGCTGGGCGCCCCCATAGCGCAGCCGCCCGGAGAGCCGGCCCCGGTGCCGTTAGCCCTCCCTGCTGTGCCCGTCATCCGCCCGGTTATAGTGACCAACACCTACAGCCAG GTGCAGCAGAGCCTGGATGCGCGGGCCGCCGCTGCAGCAAGTGTGCTCCCTCCACTAATGGCTCCACCCGTGCCGTGTGTAGGACCAG CGATCCCTCCCCCCAGACCCCCTATTATGAGGCACAGTTTTATCCCTCACGCGTTACAGAGACCCTCGGAGCCTCATCCTGTGATGCCGCCGCGGCTGTCCTTCATCCCACACGTCTTGCAGCACCAGCGAACCA TGGGTCCCCGGCACCCCGGCATGCCTCCACCACAGCCTCTGATGGCACATCCCATGCACGGACCTCCGCCACCACTGATGAGTCATATGCCTCCTCCCCCTTTAAACATGAGAACCGGCCCACCG CCAGCCCCAGTTGGTCCAATGCCGCCTCCACCTCGTCCTGTTATACAGGCGTCTCCAAAAATCAACCCGACGGTCATTCAGGCAGCCCCCACGGTGTATACAGCCCCTCCTGTGAGGAAGATAGAG GAGGAAATCCCAGAACCTCCGGCCCTGACGGAGGACAAGGAGCTGAGTTACGAGGAAGCGGTGATTGGTCCCAGCATGCCGGAGTTGGAGCCCGTACAGCCAGAG GTGATCCCGGAGCCAGTGCAGGAAGACAAAAAGAAGATGAAGCCGGAAAAGCTGAAGCGCTGTATCCGAACCGCAGCCGGGACGTCCTGGGAAGACCAGAGTCTACTGGAGTGGGATACTG ATGACTTCCGGATATTCTGCGGGGACCTGGGAAATGAGGTGAACGACGACATACTGGCCCGGGCATTCAGTCGCTACCCCTCGTTCCTGAAGGCCAAAGTGATTCGAGACAAGCGTACGGGCAAAACAAAAGGATACGGCTTCGTGAGCTTCAAAGACCCCAATGATTACGTCCGGGCAATGAGGGAGATGAACG GCAAATATGTCGGCTCTCGGCCCATCAAGCTTCGGAAGAGCATGTGGAAGGATCGAAATATAGACATTGTTCGCAAGAAGCAGCGGGAGAAGAAGAAGCTCGGCCTGAGATAA
- the RBM42 gene encoding RNA-binding protein 42 isoform X1 has protein sequence MAGKSGEEKLKAMEAEMALFEQEVLGAPIAQPPGEPAPVPLALPAVPVIRPVIVTNTYSQVQQSLDARAAAAASVLPPLMAPPVPCVGPAIPPPRPPIMRHSFIPHALQRPSEPHPVMPPRLSFIPHVLQHQRTMGPRHPGMPPPQPLMAHPMHGPPPPLMSHMPPPPLNMRTGPPPAPVGPMPPPPRPVIQASPKINPTVIQAAPTVYTAPPVRKIEEEIPEPPALTEDKELSYEEAVIGPSMPELEPVQPEVIPEPVQEDKKKMKPEKLKRCIRTAAGTSWEDQSLLEWDTDDFRIFCGDLGNEVNDDILARAFSRYPSFLKAKVIRDKRTGKTKGYGFVSFKDPNDYVRAMREMNERGAAQDICAGKTATACMEPGVGPLEPNGCFKANMSALGPSSFGRACGRIEI, from the exons ATGGCCGGGAAGAGCGGGGAGGAGAAGCTGAAGGCGATGGAGGCGGAGATGGCGCT atttgaaCAGGAGGTGCTGGGCGCCCCCATAGCGCAGCCGCCCGGAGAGCCGGCCCCGGTGCCGTTAGCCCTCCCTGCTGTGCCCGTCATCCGCCCGGTTATAGTGACCAACACCTACAGCCAG GTGCAGCAGAGCCTGGATGCGCGGGCCGCCGCTGCAGCAAGTGTGCTCCCTCCACTAATGGCTCCACCCGTGCCGTGTGTAGGACCAG CGATCCCTCCCCCCAGACCCCCTATTATGAGGCACAGTTTTATCCCTCACGCGTTACAGAGACCCTCGGAGCCTCATCCTGTGATGCCGCCGCGGCTGTCCTTCATCCCACACGTCTTGCAGCACCAGCGAACCA TGGGTCCCCGGCACCCCGGCATGCCTCCACCACAGCCTCTGATGGCACATCCCATGCACGGACCTCCGCCACCACTGATGAGTCATATGCCTCCTCCCCCTTTAAACATGAGAACCGGCCCACCG CCAGCCCCAGTTGGTCCAATGCCGCCTCCACCTCGTCCTGTTATACAGGCGTCTCCAAAAATCAACCCGACGGTCATTCAGGCAGCCCCCACGGTGTATACAGCCCCTCCTGTGAGGAAGATAGAG GAGGAAATCCCAGAACCTCCGGCCCTGACGGAGGACAAGGAGCTGAGTTACGAGGAAGCGGTGATTGGTCCCAGCATGCCGGAGTTGGAGCCCGTACAGCCAGAG GTGATCCCGGAGCCAGTGCAGGAAGACAAAAAGAAGATGAAGCCGGAAAAGCTGAAGCGCTGTATCCGAACCGCAGCCGGGACGTCCTGGGAAGACCAGAGTCTACTGGAGTGGGATACTG ATGACTTCCGGATATTCTGCGGGGACCTGGGAAATGAGGTGAACGACGACATACTGGCCCGGGCATTCAGTCGCTACCCCTCGTTCCTGAAGGCCAAAGTGATTCGAGACAAGCGTACGGGCAAAACAAAAGGATACGGCTTCGTGAGCTTCAAAGACCCCAATGATTACGTCCGGGCAATGAGGGAGATGAACG AACGtggtgcagcgcaggacatttgtgcAGGCAAGACAGCGACTGCATGTATGGAGCCGGGTGTCGGGCCTTTAGAGCCGAATGGATGCTTCAAG GCAAATATGTCGGCTCTCGGCCCATCAAGCTTCGGAAGAGCATGTGGAAGGATCGAAATATAG